The following proteins are co-located in the Pan troglodytes isolate AG18354 chromosome 5, NHGRI_mPanTro3-v2.0_pri, whole genome shotgun sequence genome:
- the RSPH3 gene encoding radial spoke head protein 3 homolog isoform X2: MTVRPAKAASLARNLAKRRRTYLGGAAGRSQEPEVPCAAVLPGKPGDRNYPEFRPPDRTLGCWATDAAPAAGLCGAGSEPSIAPTSCAGNLPSRPPPLLSPLLASRNPCPWHYLHLSGSHNTLAPTCFKAKLHRKRGSQPLDMASALTDRTSRAPSTYTYTSRPRALPCQRSRYRDSLTQPDEEPMHYGNIMYDRRVIRGNTYALQTGPLLGQPDSLELQRQQEARKRALARKQAQEQLRPQTPEPVEGRKHVDVQTELYLEEIADRIIEVDMECQTDAFLDRPPTPLFIPAKTGKDVATQILEGELFDFDLEVKPVLEVLVGKTIEQSLLEVMEEEELANLRASQREYEELRNSERAEVQRLEEQERRHREEKERRKKQQWEIMHKHNETSQKIAARAFAQRYLADLLPSVFGSLRDSGYFYDPIERDIEIGFLPWLMNEVEKTMEYSMVGRTVLDMLIREVVEKRLCMYEHGEDTHQSPEPEDEPGGPGAMTESLEASEFPEQSMSQTRELLLDGDYLQRTTYDRRSSQERKFMEERELLGQDEETAMRKSLGEEELS, encoded by the exons ATGACGGTCAGGCCAGCCAAGGCCGCCTCCCTAGCCAGGAACCTCGCAAAGCGCAGGCGCACCTACCTGGGTGGCGCGGCTGGGCGGAGTCAAGAGCCGGAAGTCCCTTGTGCCGCAGTCCTTCCCGGGAAACCCGGGGACCGGAACTACCCGGAGTTCCGGCCCCCAGACAGAACCCTGGGTTGCTGGGCAACCGATGCGGCCCCCGCAGCTGGTCTCTGTGGTGCTGGGAGCGAGCCCAGTATAGCTCCCACCTCCTGCGCTGGTAACCTCCCGTCCCGCCCGCCTCCCTTGTTGTCGCCTCTCCTCGCGTCGCGGAATCCTTGCCCTTGGCACTACTTACATCTCTCCGGGTCCCACAACACCTTAGCGCCCACCTGCTTCAAAGCGAAGCTCCACCGAAAGCGAGGCAGTCAGCCCCTGGACATGGCCTCGGCGCTGACTGATCGCACCTCTCGGGCCCCGAGCACCTACACCTACACCAGCCGGCCCCGAGCACTGCCCTGCCAGCGCAGCCGTTACCGGGACAGCCTGACGCAGCC agatGAAGAACCTATGCATTATGGAAACATAATGTATGACAGAAGGGTAATTCGAGGTAACACTTATGCACTCCAGACAGGGCCACTG CTCGGACAGCCTGATTCTCTAGAGCTCCAGAGACAACAGGAGGCTAGGAAGAGGGCTCTTGCCAGAAAACAAGCCCAAGAGCAGCTCAGACCACAAACACCTGAACCTGTGGAAGGCAGAAAGCATGTCGATGTGCAAACAG AATTATACCTTGAAGAAATTGCTGATCGCATAATAGAAGTTGATATGGAATGCCAAACAGATGCATTTTTGGACAGACCACCAACACCACTCTTTATTCCTGCCAAAACTGGCAAAGATGTGGCCACCCAAATACTAGAAGGAGAG CTCTTTGACTTTGATCTTGAAGTTAAACCAGTGTTAGAAGTTTTGGTGGGGAAGACAATTGAGCAGTCTCTTCTGGAAGTAATGGAAGAAGAAGAGCTGGCTAACCTGCGGGCCAGTCAGCGTGAGTATGAAGAACTACGGAATAGTGAACGTGCTGAAGTTCAACGACTTGAAGAGCAAGAGAGGCGACACCGagaagaaaaa GAACGGCGTAAGAAACAGCAGTGGGAAATAATGCACAAGCACAACGAGACATCACAAAAAATCGCCGCCCGAGCATTTGCACAGCGTTACCTGGCTGACCTTCTCCCGTCTGTTTTTGGCAGCCTCAGGGATAGTGGCTACTTTTATGATCCCATTGAAAGag ATATTGAGATAGGATTTCTTCCATGGCTAATGAATGAAGTTGAAAAAACCATGGAATATAGCATGGTGGGAAGAACAGTGCTTGACA TGTTGATCCGTGAGGTGGTTGAAAAGCGACTGTGTATGTATGAGCATGGGGAAGACACACATCAGTCTCCAGAACCCGAGGATGAGCCTGGTGGTCCTGGAGCAATGACAGAGTCACTGGAGGCCTCTGAATTCCCGGAGCAGAGCATGTCACAGACACGGGAGCTGCTTTTAGATGGAGACTACCTACAAAGAACAACATATGACAGAAGGTCATCCCAGGAAAGGAAGTTTATGGAAGAGAGAGAGCTCTTAGGGCAAGATGAAGAAACAGCAATGAGGAAGTCCTTAGGGGAGGAAGAATTGTCATAG
- the RSPH3 gene encoding radial spoke head protein 3 homolog isoform X1, with translation MTVRPAKAASLARNLAKRRRTYLGGAAGRSQEPEVPCAAVLPGKPGDRNYPEFRPPDRTLGCWATDAAPAAGLCGAGSEPSIAPTSCAGNLPSRPPPLLSPLLASRNPCPWHYLHLSGSHNTLAPTCFKAKLHRKRGSQPLDMASALTDRTSRAPSTYTYTSRPRALPCQRSRYRDSLTQPDEEPMHYGNIMYDRRVIRGNTYALQTGPLLFDFDLEVKPVLEVLVGKTIEQSLLEVMEEEELANLRASQREYEELRNSERAEVQRLEEQERRHREEKERRKKQQWEIMHKHNETSQKIAARAFAQRYLADLLPSVFGSLRDSGYFYDPIERDIEIGFLPWLMNEVEKTMEYSMVGRTVLDMLIREVVEKRLCMYEHGEDTHQSPEPEDEPGGPGAMTESLEASEFPEQSMSQTRELLLDGDYLQRTTYDRRSSQERKFMEERELLGQDEETAMRKSLGEEELS, from the exons ATGACGGTCAGGCCAGCCAAGGCCGCCTCCCTAGCCAGGAACCTCGCAAAGCGCAGGCGCACCTACCTGGGTGGCGCGGCTGGGCGGAGTCAAGAGCCGGAAGTCCCTTGTGCCGCAGTCCTTCCCGGGAAACCCGGGGACCGGAACTACCCGGAGTTCCGGCCCCCAGACAGAACCCTGGGTTGCTGGGCAACCGATGCGGCCCCCGCAGCTGGTCTCTGTGGTGCTGGGAGCGAGCCCAGTATAGCTCCCACCTCCTGCGCTGGTAACCTCCCGTCCCGCCCGCCTCCCTTGTTGTCGCCTCTCCTCGCGTCGCGGAATCCTTGCCCTTGGCACTACTTACATCTCTCCGGGTCCCACAACACCTTAGCGCCCACCTGCTTCAAAGCGAAGCTCCACCGAAAGCGAGGCAGTCAGCCCCTGGACATGGCCTCGGCGCTGACTGATCGCACCTCTCGGGCCCCGAGCACCTACACCTACACCAGCCGGCCCCGAGCACTGCCCTGCCAGCGCAGCCGTTACCGGGACAGCCTGACGCAGCC agatGAAGAACCTATGCATTATGGAAACATAATGTATGACAGAAGGGTAATTCGAGGTAACACTTATGCACTCCAGACAGGGCCACTG CTCTTTGACTTTGATCTTGAAGTTAAACCAGTGTTAGAAGTTTTGGTGGGGAAGACAATTGAGCAGTCTCTTCTGGAAGTAATGGAAGAAGAAGAGCTGGCTAACCTGCGGGCCAGTCAGCGTGAGTATGAAGAACTACGGAATAGTGAACGTGCTGAAGTTCAACGACTTGAAGAGCAAGAGAGGCGACACCGagaagaaaaa GAACGGCGTAAGAAACAGCAGTGGGAAATAATGCACAAGCACAACGAGACATCACAAAAAATCGCCGCCCGAGCATTTGCACAGCGTTACCTGGCTGACCTTCTCCCGTCTGTTTTTGGCAGCCTCAGGGATAGTGGCTACTTTTATGATCCCATTGAAAGag ATATTGAGATAGGATTTCTTCCATGGCTAATGAATGAAGTTGAAAAAACCATGGAATATAGCATGGTGGGAAGAACAGTGCTTGACA TGTTGATCCGTGAGGTGGTTGAAAAGCGACTGTGTATGTATGAGCATGGGGAAGACACACATCAGTCTCCAGAACCCGAGGATGAGCCTGGTGGTCCTGGAGCAATGACAGAGTCACTGGAGGCCTCTGAATTCCCGGAGCAGAGCATGTCACAGACACGGGAGCTGCTTTTAGATGGAGACTACCTACAAAGAACAACATATGACAGAAGGTCATCCCAGGAAAGGAAGTTTATGGAAGAGAGAGAGCTCTTAGGGCAAGATGAAGAAACAGCAATGAGGAAGTCCTTAGGGGAGGAAGAATTGTCATAG